In the genome of Pseudomonas protegens, one region contains:
- a CDS encoding fused response regulator/phosphatase: MAEPLCVLIAEDGAADRLLLSSIIRRQGHQVLAASNGAEALALFEQQRPQIVLMDALMPVMDGFEAARRIKALAGETLVPIIFLTSLSESEALARCLEAGGDDFLAKPYNPVILGAKINAMDRLRRLQETVLAQRDQITRHHDYLLNEQRVAKAVFDKVAHSGCLDAPNIRYLQSPYALFNGDLLLAAYTPAGDMHVLLGDFTGHGLPAAVGAMPLAEVFYGMTAKGYGLPETLREMNAKLKRILPVDMFCCATLLCLSYQRRSVEVWNGGMPEGYLYRHASDARTPLVARHLPLGILSAEAFEDRTEVFSMMPGDRVFLLSDGVIDTCNADEELFGVERLYRVFAANRQPERLFEEVQQALERFGGSARDDVSMVEVGLPEFPRLAPPAPVYSDSGQSCPLDWSVSFEFRAATLKRFNPLPYLLQLLLEVHGLRSQSGVLYSVLAELYSNALEHGVLKLDSRLKRDAEGFTRYYRERALRLEQLQEGFVRVHLQVQPLETGGRLVVRVEDSGDGFDVAAVMARPNDAGRFSGRGVSLIRQMSRQAQWSDDGRSVCVEFSWDALA; encoded by the coding sequence ATGGCCGAGCCCCTGTGTGTGCTGATTGCCGAAGATGGCGCGGCGGATCGTCTGCTGCTGTCCAGCATTATCCGGCGCCAGGGGCATCAGGTGCTGGCGGCCAGCAATGGCGCCGAGGCCCTGGCGTTGTTCGAGCAGCAGCGACCACAAATCGTCTTGATGGATGCGCTGATGCCGGTGATGGACGGCTTCGAGGCCGCGCGGCGGATCAAGGCCCTGGCGGGCGAGACGCTGGTGCCGATCATCTTTCTGACCTCCCTCAGCGAGAGCGAGGCGCTTGCCCGTTGTCTGGAAGCGGGCGGCGACGACTTTCTGGCCAAGCCCTACAACCCGGTGATCCTTGGCGCCAAGATCAATGCCATGGACCGGCTGCGCCGCCTGCAGGAAACCGTGCTGGCGCAGCGCGACCAGATCACCCGCCACCACGATTACCTGCTCAACGAGCAGCGCGTGGCCAAGGCCGTGTTCGACAAGGTGGCCCATTCCGGCTGCCTGGACGCGCCGAATATCCGCTATCTGCAATCGCCTTATGCGCTGTTCAACGGCGATCTGTTGCTGGCGGCCTATACCCCGGCGGGGGACATGCATGTGCTGCTGGGGGACTTCACCGGGCACGGTTTGCCTGCGGCCGTGGGGGCGATGCCCCTGGCTGAGGTGTTCTATGGCATGACCGCCAAGGGCTACGGTTTGCCGGAAACCCTGCGGGAGATGAACGCCAAGCTCAAGCGCATCCTGCCGGTGGACATGTTCTGTTGCGCGACCCTGTTGTGCCTGAGCTACCAGCGACGGTCGGTGGAGGTGTGGAACGGCGGCATGCCCGAGGGCTACCTGTATCGTCATGCCAGTGACGCGCGCACGCCCCTGGTGGCACGGCATCTGCCCCTTGGAATATTGAGCGCCGAGGCGTTCGAGGATCGTACCGAGGTGTTCTCCATGATGCCCGGGGATCGGGTGTTCCTGTTGTCCGACGGGGTGATCGACACCTGCAATGCCGACGAGGAGCTGTTTGGCGTGGAGCGGCTGTATCGGGTGTTTGCCGCCAACCGCCAGCCGGAGCGGCTGTTCGAGGAGGTCCAGCAGGCCCTGGAGCGCTTTGGTGGCAGTGCCCGGGACGATGTGAGCATGGTCGAGGTCGGGTTGCCGGAGTTCCCCAGGTTGGCGCCGCCGGCCCCGGTGTACTCCGACAGCGGTCAGTCCTGTCCACTGGACTGGTCGGTGAGTTTCGAGTTTCGCGCGGCCACTCTCAAGCGCTTCAATCCGCTGCCATACCTGCTGCAACTGTTGCTTGAAGTGCACGGCCTGCGCTCCCAGAGCGGGGTGCTCTACAGTGTTCTGGCCGAGCTTTATTCCAATGCTCTGGAGCATGGCGTGCTCAAGCTCGATTCCCGGCTCAAGCGCGATGCCGAGGGGTTTACCCGCTACTACCGCGAGCGCGCGTTGAGGCTGGAGCAGTTGCAGGAAGGTTTTGTCCGGGTGCACCTGCAGGTGCAGCCTCTGGAAACCGGAGGGCGCTTGGTGGTTCGGGTCGAAGACAGTGGTGATGGGTTTGATGTGGCGGCCGTTATGGCCCGTCCCAACGATGCCGGACGGTTTTCGGGGCGTGGCGTCAGCCTGATCCGACAGATGAGCCGTCAGGCGCAGTGGTCGGACGATGGGCGCAGTGTCTGCGTGGAGTTTTCCTGGGACGCTCTGGCATAA
- a CDS encoding STAS domain-containing protein: protein MSVVTEISPDGQKLTISIRGRFDFGRHQEFRESYERLNRTPESIVVDLKEATYLDSSALGMLLLLRDHAGGDNADVRVINSNSDVRKILAISNFDKLFDIS, encoded by the coding sequence ATGTCGGTCGTTACAGAAATATCCCCGGACGGTCAGAAACTCACGATTTCCATTCGCGGGCGCTTTGATTTCGGGCGTCATCAGGAGTTTCGCGAATCCTACGAGCGGCTCAACCGGACGCCGGAGTCCATCGTGGTGGACCTCAAGGAGGCCACCTACCTCGACAGCTCTGCCCTGGGCATGCTGCTCCTGTTGCGTGACCATGCCGGCGGCGACAACGCCGATGTCCGGGTGATCAACAGCAACTCGGATGTGCGCAAGATTCTCGCCATTTCCAATTTCGACAAGCTTTTCGACATCAGTTAA
- the fliJ gene encoding flagellar export protein FliJ codes for MADSRAARLAPVVDMAESAERTAAQRLEYFHGQVRVAESKLGDLERFRGDYQEQWVERGKLGVSGHWLMNYQYFLSQLDTAVAQQRQSLAWHQNNLDRAREAWQQAYARVEGLRKLVQRYIDEARALEDKREQKLLDELSQRLPRQNPY; via the coding sequence ATGGCCGATAGCCGTGCGGCGCGCCTGGCGCCAGTGGTGGACATGGCTGAAAGCGCCGAGCGTACCGCTGCCCAGCGCCTGGAGTACTTCCATGGGCAGGTGCGCGTGGCCGAGAGCAAGCTGGGGGATCTGGAGCGCTTTCGCGGCGATTACCAGGAGCAGTGGGTCGAGCGCGGCAAGCTGGGCGTCAGCGGTCACTGGCTGATGAACTACCAGTACTTTCTCAGTCAGTTGGACACGGCGGTGGCCCAGCAACGGCAGAGCCTGGCCTGGCATCAGAACAACCTCGATCGCGCGCGGGAGGCCTGGCAGCAGGCCTATGCCCGGGTAGAGGGGCTGCGCAAGCTGGTGCAGCGCTACATCGACGAGGCTCGGGCGCTTGAGGACAAGCGCGAGCAGAAGCTGCTGGATGAACTTTCCCAGCGGCTGCCCCGTCAGAATCCTTACTGA